The Lutibacter profundi genome includes a region encoding these proteins:
- a CDS encoding AAA family ATPase — protein MEEKLKQQKTNIIKVVLFGPESTGKTTLSKQLARHYNTVWAPEFAREYLQNKWNNERKTCQNSDLLPIARGQMKLENDLAQKADKVLICDTDLLETKVYSEEYYGGYVNPELEKAAIHNTYDLYLLTYIDTPWEKDDLRDRPELRLEMFKAFEGTLKKYERPYILLKGDKKTRFEKAVKKIDGILNSKQNLQSFSDNLTDLDLHFIHQQNDDFNNLG, from the coding sequence ATGGAAGAAAAACTTAAACAACAAAAAACAAACATTATAAAGGTTGTACTTTTTGGGCCAGAAAGCACTGGAAAAACAACACTTTCTAAACAATTAGCTAGGCATTACAATACCGTTTGGGCTCCTGAATTTGCTCGTGAATACTTACAAAATAAGTGGAATAATGAACGTAAAACATGTCAAAATTCAGATTTACTGCCTATAGCCAGGGGTCAAATGAAATTAGAAAATGATTTGGCTCAAAAAGCCGATAAAGTGCTAATTTGTGATACTGATTTATTAGAAACCAAAGTGTATTCAGAAGAGTATTACGGAGGTTATGTGAATCCTGAATTAGAAAAAGCTGCAATACATAATACTTACGACTTGTATTTGCTCACTTATATTGATACGCCTTGGGAAAAAGATGATTTAAGAGATCGCCCCGAACTTCGTTTAGAAATGTTTAAGGCCTTTGAAGGTACTTTAAAAAAATATGAGAGACCGTATATTTTATTAAAAGGAGATAAAAAAACTAGATTTGAAAAAGCTGTTAAAAAAATTGATGGAATATTAAATTCAAAACAAAATTTACAAAGTTTTTCAGATAATTTAACTGATTTAGATTTACATTTTATACATCAACAAAATGACGATTTTAATAATCTAGGATAA
- a CDS encoding heavy metal-associated domain-containing protein, whose amino-acid sequence MTTIEVLNLKCNGCANTITKGLLSLEEIKDVSIDVATSSVSFDSNNEENLKLVKEKLVAMGYPEVGDTNTIVHKAKSFISCATGRITLEE is encoded by the coding sequence ATGACAACAATTGAAGTATTAAATTTAAAATGTAATGGTTGCGCAAACACTATTACAAAAGGATTACTTTCATTAGAAGAAATAAAAGATGTGTCTATTGATGTAGCAACGTCTAGTGTTTCTTTTGATTCAAATAATGAAGAAAATTTAAAATTAGTAAAAGAGAAATTAGTTGCAATGGGATATCCTGAAGTTGGTGATACTAATACTATTGTTCATAAAGCAAAATCTTTTATTAGTTGTGCTACAGGAAGAATAACTTTGGAGGAATAG
- a CDS encoding NAD(P)/FAD-dependent oxidoreductase, producing the protein MSKIVVLGAGISGHTAVSYLSKALKKNHEVIMISPNSNFQWLPSNIWVGVGLMTPEQVKFALSPVYKKLGVNYKQAMAVSIYPEGDDKSAKGFVKIKYVSEKENGKEEIVDYDYLINATGPKLDFEATEGLGPHKFTQSVCTYDHAAHAWDKFQEALAKMEKGERQTFVVGTGHALATCQGAAFEYILNIAFEIKKRKLMHLADLWWLSNEYELGDFGMGGAYIKRNGYVTPTKIFTESILKEYGIRWIKRAGVQKVEEGKIHYENLRGEYHTKQFDFAMLIPGFSGAGMKAYNKQNKDITSEVFVANGMMKVDADYTPKPFEEWRAKDWPSTYQSVKYDNVYAAGIAFAPPHGMSKPMQSPNGTKIFPTPPRTGMPSGVIGKIVAQNIIHAVKTGKMIHKHKASMAHMGAACIVSAGYGLFKGQAAVMTVNPIVPDWEKYPKWGRNIKDTVGVVGTAGHWMKLFMHYMFLYKAKAKPFWWLIPE; encoded by the coding sequence ATAGCAATTTTCAATGGTTACCATCTAATATATGGGTAGGTGTTGGTTTAATGACTCCAGAACAAGTAAAATTTGCGTTATCTCCAGTTTACAAAAAATTAGGAGTCAATTATAAACAAGCAATGGCAGTTTCTATTTATCCAGAAGGAGATGATAAAAGTGCGAAAGGATTTGTTAAAATTAAATACGTTTCCGAAAAAGAAAACGGTAAAGAAGAAATTGTAGATTATGATTATTTAATTAATGCTACGGGTCCAAAATTAGATTTTGAAGCAACAGAAGGCTTAGGACCTCATAAATTTACGCAATCAGTTTGTACTTATGACCACGCAGCACATGCTTGGGATAAGTTTCAAGAAGCTCTTGCTAAGATGGAAAAAGGAGAACGTCAAACTTTTGTGGTTGGCACAGGCCATGCTTTGGCTACTTGCCAAGGAGCTGCATTTGAGTATATTTTAAATATAGCTTTTGAAATTAAAAAGAGAAAATTAATGCATTTAGCCGATTTATGGTGGCTGAGCAATGAATATGAGTTAGGTGATTTTGGTATGGGAGGTGCATATATAAAAAGAAATGGGTATGTTACACCAACCAAAATATTTACAGAATCTATTTTAAAAGAATATGGTATTAGATGGATAAAAAGAGCAGGTGTTCAAAAAGTAGAAGAAGGGAAAATCCATTATGAAAATTTAAGAGGAGAATATCATACAAAACAATTTGATTTTGCTATGTTAATTCCTGGTTTTTCAGGTGCAGGAATGAAAGCTTATAACAAGCAAAATAAGGATATTACTTCTGAAGTTTTTGTAGCTAACGGAATGATGAAAGTTGATGCTGATTACACTCCTAAACCTTTTGAAGAATGGCGAGCAAAAGATTGGCCATCAACATATCAAAGTGTAAAATATGATAATGTGTACGCAGCAGGTATTGCATTTGCTCCACCTCACGGAATGTCTAAACCAATGCAAAGTCCAAACGGAACAAAAATATTTCCAACTCCACCTAGAACAGGAATGCCATCAGGCGTAATAGGTAAAATTGTTGCGCAAAATATTATTCATGCAGTTAAAACAGGTAAAATGATTCATAAGCATAAGGCTTCTATGGCACATATGGGAGCAGCATGTATTGTATCTGCAGGATATGGATTATTTAAAGGTCAAGCTGCTGTTATGACTGTAAATCCTATTGTGCCAGATTGGGAAAAATACCCTAAATGGGGAAGAAACATAAAAGATACAGTTGGGGTTGTAGGTACAGCAGGTCATTGGATGAAATTGTTTATGCATTATATGTTTTTATATAAAGCGAAAGCAAAACCTTTTTGGTGGTTAATACCAGAATAA
- a CDS encoding thiamine pyrophosphate-dependent enzyme, with protein MEAAKKILTNIKMPFCPGCGHGVCVKSISKSLENLGYRSKDVIIVSDIGCSGLVDPLFTTHTIHGLHGRSPALGVGVTLGLDNPNKKVIVIQGDGGATIGLQHILEAARRNIDMTLVVINNLLYGMTGGQMSGLSTNEFKEYKHSNDDADPYDVVNLAHQSGAAFSIRVNNISNFTDVLEEAIRISGFSLVELSSLCTSHGMKKISEMKHYIVAEEKLTNNRSVGVSIKRNTASLLDKSKILTPQFTSKINDSIGIVIAGSAGGGVQSAAKMLAQAAILSGLYATMKGEYPITVGTGFSVAEVILSKKPIHFTGLENPKVVMVVTEDGWNKVKNRITNSTKVFVDTKVSYNSTFITKDFLKVGGKKGAALSAVSYWIKESGVFPIEALFKVVEDSKYVTSLQKAIKGAEELRELVYADRK; from the coding sequence ATGGAAGCAGCAAAAAAAATATTAACCAATATTAAGATGCCTTTTTGTCCAGGATGTGGACATGGAGTTTGTGTTAAAAGTATTTCTAAATCATTAGAAAATTTAGGATATAGATCTAAAGATGTTATTATAGTTAGTGATATAGGTTGTTCAGGATTGGTAGATCCATTATTTACTACACATACCATTCATGGGCTTCATGGACGTTCTCCTGCTTTGGGTGTTGGAGTAACATTAGGATTAGACAACCCCAATAAAAAAGTTATTGTTATTCAAGGAGATGGAGGAGCAACTATTGGCTTGCAACATATTTTGGAGGCTGCTCGACGAAATATTGATATGACCTTGGTTGTTATAAATAACCTGCTTTATGGGATGACAGGTGGACAAATGAGTGGTTTATCTACCAATGAATTTAAAGAATATAAGCATAGTAATGATGATGCAGATCCGTATGATGTTGTGAATTTAGCACATCAATCAGGAGCCGCATTTAGTATTCGGGTTAACAATATTTCAAATTTTACCGATGTACTCGAAGAAGCGATTCGTATTTCTGGATTTTCATTAGTTGAATTATCTAGTTTATGTACATCACATGGAATGAAAAAGATTTCAGAAATGAAACACTATATTGTTGCCGAAGAAAAACTTACAAATAACCGTTCTGTTGGTGTAAGTATAAAGCGTAATACAGCTTCCTTATTAGATAAATCAAAAATTTTAACACCTCAATTTACTTCGAAAATAAATGATAGTATAGGTATTGTTATTGCTGGGTCTGCAGGAGGAGGAGTACAATCTGCAGCAAAAATGTTAGCTCAAGCAGCAATTCTATCGGGCTTGTATGCTACAATGAAAGGAGAATATCCTATTACAGTAGGAACTGGATTCTCAGTTGCTGAAGTAATTTTATCAAAAAAACCAATCCATTTTACAGGTTTAGAAAACCCGAAAGTAGTGATGGTAGTTACTGAAGATGGATGGAATAAGGTTAAAAATAGAATTACAAATAGCACTAAAGTTTTTGTAGATACAAAAGTGAGTTATAATAGCACTTTTATTACAAAAGATTTTCTGAAAGTTGGTGGGAAAAAAGGAGCAGCACTAAGTGCAGTATCTTATTGGATTAAAGAATCAGGAGTGTTTCCTATAGAAGCATTATTTAAAGTAGTAGAAGATAGTAAATATGTAACGTCTTTACAAAAAGCGATTAAGGGAGCAGAAGAATTACGGGAGTTAGTCTATGCAGACAGGAAATAA
- the pnuC gene encoding nicotinamide riboside transporter PnuC → MNDLINFFTEPYQTASALNISLEFIAALFGVISVFYAKKENILVFPTGIISTAIYVYLLSQWNLYGDLIINIYYTVMSLYGWYMWSKIIDNKQHHIPISRTNKTDKIKVFGIFAFTSIFVIVVYRYYNVMPNNLGFSDSINYAITKLTSGNLTNFRQGTPYLDTFTTGIFFAAMWLMANKKIENWILWIAGNIASIPLYFVKGYGFTGIQYSIFLILAIQGYFTWKKNLNNKKQTL, encoded by the coding sequence ATGAATGATTTAATTAACTTTTTTACTGAGCCCTACCAAACTGCAAGTGCTTTGAATATTTCATTAGAATTTATTGCTGCTCTATTTGGTGTAATTAGTGTTTTTTATGCAAAAAAAGAAAATATTTTAGTTTTCCCTACAGGAATTATTAGTACAGCCATATATGTTTATCTACTTTCCCAATGGAACCTCTATGGAGACTTAATTATTAATATTTATTACACTGTAATGAGTTTGTACGGATGGTATATGTGGAGTAAAATAATAGATAATAAACAGCATCACATACCCATATCTAGAACTAACAAAACTGACAAAATAAAAGTATTTGGTATTTTTGCTTTTACATCTATTTTTGTGATAGTTGTTTACAGGTATTACAACGTAATGCCAAACAATTTAGGTTTTAGTGATAGTATTAATTACGCCATTACAAAACTTACTTCGGGAAATTTAACTAACTTTAGGCAGGGAACACCTTATTTGGATACTTTTACCACTGGAATATTTTTTGCCGCAATGTGGCTAATGGCAAACAAAAAAATAGAAAATTGGATACTGTGGATTGCTGGTAATATTGCTTCTATTCCATTATATTTTGTAAAAGGATATGGTTTTACAGGAATTCAATACAGCATATTTTTAATTTTAGCAATACAAGGATATTTTACATGGAAGAAAAACTTAAACAACAAAAAACAAACATTATAA
- a CDS encoding geranylgeranylglyceryl/heptaprenylglyceryl phosphate synthase, with protein MTNAILTHIQKASKKGEKILAVLLDPDKSSVQEIPSILKRIEKLNAHFIFVGGSFVENGTTDLFVKKLKNYTEIPIVLFPGDYSQVSNSADALLFLSLLSGRNPEYLIEQQIKAVPYLINSSLEIIPTGYILIDGGTHSSVLKISNTTPISQKNTELVIATAVAGMYKGKQLIYLEAGSGAKNPVNSTLIKKVKHQISIPLIVGGGIKSIQQIKMAFNSGADIVVVGNAFEDNLL; from the coding sequence ATGACTAACGCTATTTTAACGCACATACAAAAGGCGTCAAAGAAAGGTGAAAAAATATTAGCCGTTCTATTAGATCCTGATAAATCTTCTGTGCAGGAAATTCCTTCAATCTTAAAAAGAATAGAAAAGTTAAATGCGCATTTTATATTTGTTGGAGGAAGTTTTGTGGAAAATGGAACTACAGATTTATTTGTAAAAAAATTAAAAAACTATACTGAAATACCTATTGTTTTATTCCCTGGTGATTATTCCCAAGTATCCAACAGCGCTGATGCTTTATTATTTTTATCGTTGCTTTCAGGTAGAAATCCTGAATACTTAATTGAACAACAAATAAAAGCAGTTCCATATCTAATAAATTCATCTTTAGAAATTATACCTACTGGTTATATTTTAATTGATGGAGGCACTCATTCATCTGTATTAAAAATTAGTAATACAACACCTATTTCTCAAAAAAATACCGAATTGGTTATTGCAACAGCAGTTGCAGGAATGTACAAAGGAAAACAATTAATATATTTAGAAGCTGGAAGTGGAGCAAAAAATCCTGTAAATTCAACTTTAATTAAAAAAGTAAAGCATCAAATTTCTATTCCGTTAATTGTAGGTGGAGGAATAAAATCTATTCAACAAATAAAAATGGCTTTTAATAGTGGTGCAGATATTGTTGTTGTTGGGAATGCTTTTGAAGACAACTTATTATGA
- a CDS encoding TonB-dependent receptor: protein MKLFLKQNFKKVKQLVAFLIIAFSINTNAQTLFTLSGKVVDGNQPLTGASILIKGTSKGTTSDLHGNFKFQLKKGNYTLVVSAISKPKEIKVNLNKNKSITINMADSFVNLEEVLVNAVRVKESSPVTHSNITKEELAKRNLGQDIPILLNYLPSVVTTSDAGAGIGYTGIRVRGSDATRVNVTINGIPYNDAESQGTYWVNLPDFASSTQSIQLQRGVGTSTNGSAAFGASLNILTDAISKYSYGEISSSIGSFNTSKNTVKFSTGKINNHIEFAGRFSKIDSDGYIDRAFSNLKSYFLQAAYVDDNTLIKALTFGGKEKTYQAWYGVTKEEMATLGRTYNPYSYDNETDNYQQDHFQILWNQKLSKNWSSNIALNYTKGKGYYEQYKANQNFADYNLIPITIGGETIDKTDLIRRRWLDNDYYVANANATYKNNSLEIIFGTSVSYYKGGHFGEIIWAQYASDSQIREHYYNSNTKKNDANIFGKLTYKLTNKWMLFTDLQGRFVRFKTAGITSDIIPIKINKNYSFFNPKAGLTFKANNSNSIYFSVAKATKEPNRNDFKYGVNTAEKLTDFELGWRYKSENVAVNTNIYYMKYKDQLVLTGAIDDTGDFIRATSGKSYRLGLEIDGKIKLNNRFNWQPNIAISSNKNLDFVTSWNGELVSLGKTNLSFSPKIVAGNSFTYAPNTKMYISLLSKYVGEQYMGNIDNKNSKLESYFVNDLNFSYEIKPKKIIKSIVFTALLNNIFNVEYISNGYYYTYDDTWSVPGETTTLDGAGYYPQATRNFLVGATLKF from the coding sequence ATGAAACTATTTTTAAAACAGAACTTTAAAAAAGTAAAACAACTAGTAGCTTTTTTAATTATTGCATTTTCAATAAACACAAATGCACAAACATTATTTACACTTTCAGGAAAAGTTGTTGATGGAAATCAGCCACTCACTGGAGCAAGTATTTTAATTAAAGGAACGTCAAAAGGTACAACATCTGATTTACACGGAAATTTTAAATTCCAATTAAAAAAAGGAAATTATACTTTAGTGGTAAGTGCTATTAGTAAGCCTAAAGAAATTAAGGTTAATTTAAACAAAAATAAATCTATTACCATTAATATGGCTGATAGTTTTGTGAATTTAGAAGAGGTACTTGTAAATGCTGTTCGGGTAAAAGAATCATCTCCGGTAACACACAGTAATATTACTAAAGAAGAGTTAGCTAAGCGAAATTTAGGGCAGGATATACCCATACTTTTAAATTATTTACCATCGGTAGTAACCACTTCTGATGCTGGTGCAGGTATTGGATATACAGGTATTAGGGTTAGAGGTAGCGATGCTACCAGAGTTAATGTTACCATTAACGGAATTCCGTATAACGATGCTGAAAGTCAAGGAACGTATTGGGTTAATTTACCCGATTTTGCTTCTTCAACTCAAAGTATACAATTGCAACGAGGTGTTGGTACATCAACCAATGGTTCGGCAGCTTTTGGGGCAAGTTTAAACATTTTGACAGATGCAATTTCTAAATATTCGTACGGTGAAATTAGTAGTTCAATAGGATCATTTAACACTTCTAAAAACACTGTTAAATTTAGTACGGGTAAAATTAATAACCATATAGAGTTTGCAGGGCGATTTTCTAAAATTGATTCTGATGGTTATATTGACAGAGCTTTCTCCAATCTTAAATCCTATTTCTTACAAGCTGCTTATGTTGATGATAACACATTAATTAAGGCTCTAACTTTTGGGGGAAAAGAAAAAACATACCAAGCTTGGTATGGTGTTACTAAGGAGGAAATGGCAACATTGGGTAGAACTTACAACCCCTATTCTTATGATAATGAAACTGATAATTATCAACAAGATCATTTTCAAATCCTTTGGAATCAAAAACTATCAAAAAATTGGAGTTCTAACATAGCATTAAATTACACTAAAGGAAAAGGTTACTATGAACAATATAAAGCAAATCAAAATTTTGCTGATTATAATTTAATACCAATTACAATAGGTGGTGAAACTATTGATAAAACCGACTTAATTAGAAGGAGATGGTTAGACAACGATTATTATGTTGCTAATGCTAATGCAACCTATAAAAATAATAGCTTAGAAATTATTTTTGGAACATCTGTAAGTTATTATAAAGGAGGCCATTTTGGGGAAATTATTTGGGCTCAATATGCCAGTGATTCACAAATTAGAGAGCATTATTACAATAGTAATACAAAAAAAAATGATGCCAATATTTTTGGTAAATTAACTTATAAATTAACTAACAAATGGATGTTGTTTACCGATTTACAAGGTCGGTTTGTAAGGTTTAAAACAGCTGGTATTACTTCAGACATAATTCCAATAAAAATCAATAAAAATTACTCGTTTTTCAATCCAAAAGCTGGTTTAACTTTTAAAGCTAATAATAGTAATAGCATCTATTTTTCAGTTGCAAAAGCTACTAAAGAACCTAATAGAAATGATTTTAAATACGGTGTAAACACAGCTGAAAAATTAACTGATTTTGAGCTTGGGTGGCGTTATAAATCAGAAAATGTGGCTGTAAATACCAATATTTATTACATGAAATACAAAGATCAATTGGTTTTAACAGGAGCTATTGATGATACTGGTGATTTTATAAGAGCAACAAGTGGTAAAAGTTACCGATTAGGATTGGAAATAGATGGAAAAATTAAACTTAATAATCGGTTTAATTGGCAACCAAATATTGCTATAAGCAGTAATAAAAACCTTGATTTTGTAACTTCATGGAATGGAGAATTAGTGAGTTTAGGAAAAACCAATCTTTCATTTTCTCCAAAAATAGTTGCAGGGAATTCATTTACTTATGCACCAAATACAAAAATGTATATTTCTCTACTTTCAAAATATGTAGGAGAACAGTATATGGGAAATATTGATAACAAAAATTCAAAATTGGAGAGCTATTTTGTAAATGATTTAAATTTTTCCTATGAAATTAAACCTAAAAAAATAATTAAATCTATTGTGTTTACAGCATTGTTAAATAATATTTTTAATGTTGAATATATTTCAAACGGATATTATTATACCTATGATGATACTTGGTCTGTTCCGGGAGAAACCACTACTTTAGATGGAGCAGGGTATTATCCTCAAGCCACTAGAAATTTTTTGGTTGGAGCTACTCTAAAATTTTAA
- a CDS encoding 4'-phosphopantetheinyl transferase family protein produces the protein MPLFKTIKPNNYSSIFIWKIEESFDELLQNVDLTNNSKERLFSMKSELHQRGFLSVRHLLKEAGYSDFDLYYNGNGKPHLTDNKYISITHSFIFSAIIISDREVGIDIEKNREKIKIIQHKFVNFERGFIHKDDDYIVQLTVIWGAKESLYKIYPHGGLTFKNDIDINSFQISDKKTTGCIKVKDWNKKYDIRFEQFENFTLVYALEPCKND, from the coding sequence ATGCCTTTATTCAAAACCATTAAACCAAATAATTATTCTTCAATATTCATCTGGAAAATTGAAGAATCTTTTGATGAATTACTACAAAATGTTGATTTAACGAATAATAGCAAAGAAAGATTATTTTCTATGAAATCTGAATTGCACCAACGCGGATTTTTAAGTGTACGTCATTTACTAAAAGAAGCAGGATATTCAGACTTTGATTTATATTATAATGGAAATGGCAAACCTCATTTAACTGACAATAAATATATTTCCATAACACATTCTTTTATTTTTTCAGCCATTATTATTAGTGATAGAGAGGTTGGAATTGATATTGAAAAAAATAGAGAAAAAATAAAAATTATTCAACATAAATTTGTCAATTTTGAACGAGGGTTTATTCATAAAGATGATGATTATATTGTACAATTAACTGTAATTTGGGGAGCTAAAGAATCTCTTTATAAAATTTATCCTCACGGAGGTTTAACTTTCAAAAATGATATTGACATAAATTCATTTCAAATTTCTGATAAAAAAACTACAGGCTGTATTAAAGTGAAAGATTGGAACAAAAAATATGATATTCGCTTTGAACAATTTGAAAATTTTACCCTTGTTTATGCTTTAGAACCCTGTAAAAATGACTAA
- a CDS encoding NAD(P)/FAD-dependent oxidoreductase — translation MSKHFQVLVIGGGTAGIMVASMLKRKNTSLKIGLLDPAKKHYYQPAWTLVGANTYDFEKTAKFMDSLIPKGVEHIKEFADKFDPENNKIISKEGNEFTYDYLVVAPGLKIAPDLVEGLSEAMDKGVVCSNYTNPNHTWEVLKNFKGGTALFTQPSTPIKCGGAPQKIMYLADEHFTKIGVRDKTNIVFAMPGNVIFAVKKVAKTLMEVIDKKDINVRFYHKLVKVDAKEQIAWYEILKESDDGNDCVVIKAKEGDVVDKEIQHNYKDIKAIEKDGLIGIHFDMMHLAPPQQAPDFIRNSPLATESGWLSVNSSTMQHKKYRNIFGVGDVCELPTAKTGAAIRKQVPVVVENILNLLSTSKLADKKYDGYSSCPLVTGYGKMVLAEFDYSKEFKPDPKLKEFPLMISDSSKEHWRLWILKKYLLPYLYWNKMMKGIEV, via the coding sequence ATGTCAAAACATTTTCAGGTTTTAGTCATTGGAGGAGGTACGGCCGGAATAATGGTTGCATCCATGTTAAAACGAAAAAACACTTCGCTTAAAATAGGGTTATTAGATCCTGCAAAAAAACACTATTATCAACCAGCATGGACTTTAGTTGGAGCAAATACGTATGATTTTGAAAAAACAGCAAAATTTATGGATTCGTTAATTCCAAAAGGAGTTGAACATATTAAAGAATTTGCCGATAAATTTGATCCAGAAAATAATAAAATTATTTCTAAAGAAGGGAATGAATTTACGTACGATTATTTAGTGGTTGCTCCAGGGTTAAAAATTGCTCCAGATTTAGTAGAAGGTTTATCAGAAGCTATGGATAAAGGTGTTGTTTGTAGTAATTATACAAACCCAAACCATACTTGGGAGGTTCTTAAAAACTTTAAAGGAGGTACCGCTTTATTTACACAACCCTCAACTCCAATAAAGTGTGGGGGAGCTCCTCAAAAAATAATGTATTTAGCCGATGAGCATTTTACTAAAATAGGTGTTAGAGATAAAACAAATATTGTTTTTGCAATGCCGGGTAATGTTATTTTTGCAGTAAAAAAAGTAGCCAAAACATTAATGGAAGTTATAGATAAAAAGGATATTAATGTTCGGTTTTATCATAAATTAGTTAAAGTTGATGCAAAAGAACAAATTGCTTGGTATGAAATTTTAAAAGAATCGGATGATGGTAATGATTGTGTGGTAATTAAAGCTAAAGAAGGTGATGTTGTTGATAAAGAAATTCAGCATAATTATAAAGATATAAAAGCCATTGAAAAAGATGGTTTAATAGGCATTCATTTTGATATGATGCATTTGGCACCACCACAACAAGCACCAGATTTTATTAGAAACTCTCCTTTAGCCACTGAATCTGGCTGGTTATCTGTTAATTCTTCAACAATGCAACATAAAAAATACAGAAATATATTTGGAGTTGGGGACGTTTGTGAGTTGCCAACGGCCAAAACAGGAGCAGCGATAAGAAAACAGGTGCCTGTAGTTGTTGAAAATATTTTAAATTTATTAAGTACAAGTAAGTTGGCTGATAAAAAGTACGATGGTTATTCTTCTTGTCCTTTGGTTACAGGTTATGGGAAAATGGTATTAGCAGAATTTGATTATTCGAAAGAGTTTAAGCCAGACCCCAAATTAAAAGAGTTTCCGTTAATGATTAGTGATTCTTCAAAAGAACATTGGCGTTTATGGATTCTAAAAAAATATTTATTACCGTATTTATATTGGAATAAAATGATGAAAGGTATTGAAGTATAA
- the arfB gene encoding alternative ribosome rescue aminoacyl-tRNA hydrolase ArfB translates to MDNEKIIKELKFKANRSSGAGGQHVNKVSSKIELSFDIQNSSELTNEEKELLLKNLKPRLTKENVLLLQCDESRSQHKNKEIIIKRFLQLITKGLKVPRKRKPTKPTKSSIKKRLEKKKKQAYKKVLRNKPKIL, encoded by the coding sequence ATGGATAATGAAAAAATTATAAAAGAACTTAAATTTAAAGCCAATAGAAGCAGTGGGGCTGGAGGGCAACACGTAAACAAAGTTTCTTCAAAAATTGAACTATCTTTTGATATACAAAACTCCTCTGAACTTACCAATGAAGAAAAAGAATTATTATTAAAAAACTTAAAACCCAGACTTACGAAAGAAAATGTTTTACTGTTACAATGTGATGAAAGCCGAAGTCAGCACAAAAATAAAGAAATTATTATAAAACGTTTTTTACAACTCATTACAAAAGGGTTGAAAGTTCCAAGAAAAAGGAAGCCAACAAAACCTACCAAATCAAGTATTAAAAAACGTTTAGAAAAAAAGAAAAAACAAGCATACAAGAAAGTTCTTAGAAATAAACCTAAAATATTGTAG